In the Helianthus annuus cultivar XRQ/B chromosome 11, HanXRQr2.0-SUNRISE, whole genome shotgun sequence genome, one interval contains:
- the LOC110888835 gene encoding pathogenesis-related protein STH-2-like codes for MGVLTYTDEHTSPVIPFKIFKASILDLHNSMPKLYPDAITSIKFIKDKHDLTKHVDRFREAPNREVDRKLDMIEKVSYDIKFEGSPDGGCISKITTTIYMRG; via the exons ATGGGTGTCTTGACATATACCGATGAGCACACTTCACCCGTCATTCCATTCAAAATCTTCAAGGCCTCAATTCTCGACTTACACAATTCAATGCCAAAGCTCTATCCGGATGCTATTACTAGCATCAAGTTTATTAAAG ATAAACACGACCTAACGAAACACGTTGATAG GTTTCGTGAAGCACCAAACCGTGAAGTGGATAGGAAG TTAGACATGATTGAAAAGGTATCTTATGATATTAAGTTTGAGGGTTCACCTGATGGTGGGTGCATCTCCAAGATAACGACAACTATTTACATGCGTGGTTAA